In Candidatus Micrarchaeum acidiphilum ARMAN-2, the genomic window GGTTGGCTGCAGGGCTGCGTTGCTTCCCCTAATCCCGCAAATGAGTAAAGCGTATAAACTTTCCTTTTGATGTTAGATTGGGGTGAATGAGATGCCTGAACAGAACGACAGAGATAGCAAGAGAATAAAGAGAGAAGCAAGCGCAAGAAAGAGGGCCAGGGAAGCCTTCGACAGAAGCCAGATAGAAGCAGTACTTTCGGCCGCCGGCATAAAGGAGGCGAAGCCGGAAGCGATAGATGCAATAAGCGCTCTGATGGAGGAAAGGATAGCGCAGATAGCAGCAAGGTCTGCAGAGGCTGCCGAGGACAGGGAGGAAAGGCAGCTGAGCGCGGCCGCAGTGGCGGTTGCAGCGCAGAGGGAGGCAGAATCACGCAGGGCTGCCGCTGAAATAAGATAACAGGCACGAGCGCATATGCAGGGCTAGGGGATTCTTTTTACTCCTAGCCTCTTTTTGTATGTCATTTCCGGGCGGTCATTTTATAAGGAGCTTACTGAGCTTTTTTTCCAGCTTCGAGTACCTGGCAAGCCTTTCTGCTATTGACCTGCGCATGGCCGACGGGTCTATTTCCTTTACCATGGTGTTGTTGGACTTCAGCGCAGCCTCGCCTATGGCCACTGCGACGTTCTCCACGACCCTGCGCATCTCCTTCCTGTTTGAAGGGTCAGGCAGTATGTGCTCTACGGCCAAGTTCTTGCCGGCAGCCTGGGAAAGCGCCTTTGCGGCGTAATATAGCAGGTCGTATTTTATCTTTATTACCCTTGCGTCGAGTATGCCGCGCATTATGGCCGGGAAGGACAGCACGTTGTTGACCTGATTGGGCTTGCCGCTCTGGCCCGTGGCTGCCACGAATGCCCCTGCTGCCTTCGCATCCTCATATCCTATTTCTGGTACCGGGTTAGCCAGCGCGAATACTATTGGCTTGTCGCCCATTAGCGATATGAGGTTTTTGTTGAATGAGCCGGCTGAGCTTACGCCTATAAGCACGTCTGCGTTTTTCACGGCATCCTCTAGGGTGCCGCTTTTCTTGGAGGGGTTTGTGGCCTTCGCTATTTCATCCTTGTACTTGTTCATGTTCTCCTGCCTGCCCTCATAGATAATGCCTGCCTTGTCTAGCACGAGTATGTTTTTTACTCCCATGTAGTTCAGCATCCTAACTTCTCCGAGGCCGGCGGCGCCGGCTCCGTTTATTACTATGTTTATGTTCTTTATCGTCTTGCCGGCCAGCTTCAGCGCGTTTATCAGCCCAGCGGTTATTACAACCGAGGTGCCATGCTGGTCGTCATGGAATACAGGTATGCCGAGCGAATCTGAAAGCGAATCGACTATGTCGAAGCACTTAGGTGACTCTATGTCCTCTATGTTTACCGCGCCGAACGTGGGCGCTATGTTTTTTACGAATTTTATTATCTCCTGTTCGTCGGTTGTGCCTATGCACAGCGGTA contains:
- a CDS encoding Malate dehydrogenase (oxaloacetate-decarboxylating) (NADP(+)), which produces MIDMVTNEEALDLHKKAKGKIETAPKVTLNTGNDLATYYTPGVAFVSEAIKANKEAAYDYTWKSNTIAIVSDGTRILGLGNIGPEAGLPVMEGKALLFKKFGAVDAIPLCIGTTDEQEIIKFVKNIAPTFGAVNIEDIESPKCFDIVDSLSDSLGIPVFHDDQHGTSVVITAGLINALKLAGKTIKNINIVINGAGAAGLGEVRMLNYMGVKNILVLDKAGIIYEGRQENMNKYKDEIAKATNPSKKSGTLEDAVKNADVLIGVSSAGSFNKNLISLMGDKPIVFALANPVPEIGYEDAKAAGAFVAATGQSGKPNQVNNVLSFPAIMRGILDARVIKIKYDLLYYAAKALSQAAGKNLAVEHILPDPSNRKEMRRVVENVAVAIGEAALKSNNTMVKEIDPSAMRRSIAERLARYSKLEKKLSKLLIK